The genomic window CACATAAAATCCTTCAGAGGTTCTCTCACCGGTTACAAACTTTTTATCTCTGTCATCAATATCCGAGGTTAACAAATCTGCTGCATCAGCATCCGTTCTTGCAATGATCAGAGATGGAACTCCCAAAACATCTGCTGCCAAACGAGCCGAAATCAATTTATTGATCGCTTCCTGAGTCGGAACCAGTACTTTTCCACCCAAATGACCGCATTTTTTCGCAGAAGACAACTGATCTTCAAAATGTACCGCAGCAGCTCCGGCTTCAATCATCTGTTTCATTAATTCATAAGCATTTAAATTTCCGCCAAAACCGGCTTCTGCATCTGCAATAATCGGAACCAAATATTCTTTTTCTCCACCACCATTCACCGATTGAACCTGATCTGCTCTAAGCAAAGCATTATTTATTTTTTTCACCACAGAAGGCACTGAATTCGCCGGATACAAAGACTGATCAGGATACATTTCTCCGGATAAGTTTGCATCTGCCGCAACCTGCCACCCTGAAAGATAAATCGCTTCCAATCCCGCATCCACTTCCTGCACTGCCTGATTTCCGGTGAGCGCGCCTAATCCGGCAACAAAATCCTGAGTATTTAATTGAGTCCAGAATTTCTTTGACATCTCTGTCGCAATCGTGTAATCTAATTTATAAGAACCGCGAAGTTTTAGTACTTCTTCGGCTGTATAAGGTCTTTTCACTCCTTTCCAACGTGGGTTTTCAAGCCAGTCTTTTTCTATTTCCTGGATTTGTTCTTGCTTTGTTTTCATATTATTTGGGGTTTAAAGTTTAAGGTTTCGGGTTTCCTGTTTCGTCAGTTCGAGTAAAAATTATTTGTAATAAAACGAAGAATA from Chryseobacterium camelliae includes these protein-coding regions:
- the aceA gene encoding isocitrate lyase; the encoded protein is MKTKQEQIQEIEKDWLENPRWKGVKRPYTAEEVLKLRGSYKLDYTIATEMSKKFWTQLNTQDFVAGLGALTGNQAVQEVDAGLEAIYLSGWQVAADANLSGEMYPDQSLYPANSVPSVVKKINNALLRADQVQSVNGGGEKEYLVPIIADAEAGFGGNLNAYELMKQMIEAGAAAVHFEDQLSSAKKCGHLGGKVLVPTQEAINKLISARLAADVLGVPSLIIARTDADAADLLTSDIDDRDKKFVTGERTSEGFYVVENGVEQGIDRGLSYAPYADMIWMETSNPDLEQARRFAEGIHTKFPDKMLAYNCSPSFNWAARLSVDEMLNFREELAKLGYKFQFITLAGFHALNTAMFELALAYKEKGMAGYSELQEREFALQKKGFRAVKHQSFVGTGYFDEVQNIVTNGSSATVAMKDSTEMAQFH